Proteins encoded in a region of the Psychromicrobium lacuslunae genome:
- a CDS encoding GH25 family lysozyme, which translates to MSLNGIDISGWQAGINLAAVPADFVIIKATGGTGFVSQGCDAQFQQAKALGKPRGIYHFAHEAGYQGSATSEANHFLTQTKGYHGEAMLVLDWEGDNVADVGWAKTWLDTVYAATGVRPVIYMNQAAENSYDWSPVVAADYALWIAQYPSSGAQGYGALSAPPHLVHWPSAALWQYTATGRLPGWNGALDLNIFTGDRAAWDAYTRKQGSTQPTPKELFTVAQYDEIQRQQGLTHSKLNNLAVAVNANARQNQIWHGQSHAKLNVLNEMVTQLAQKQGATFTQEEITQWAKEGAAAALAESVVTVDVNVNDKSQPEAQ; encoded by the coding sequence ATGAGCCTGAATGGGATCGATATTTCAGGGTGGCAGGCTGGGATTAATCTGGCCGCCGTCCCTGCTGACTTTGTCATCATCAAAGCGACAGGCGGTACCGGTTTTGTCAGCCAAGGCTGCGACGCACAATTCCAGCAAGCCAAAGCATTAGGCAAGCCGCGCGGGATCTACCATTTCGCCCACGAAGCCGGTTACCAGGGCAGCGCCACCAGCGAAGCTAATCACTTCCTGACCCAAACCAAGGGCTATCACGGCGAAGCCATGCTCGTGCTGGACTGGGAGGGCGACAACGTCGCAGATGTGGGCTGGGCCAAAACGTGGCTCGACACCGTCTACGCTGCTACCGGTGTGCGCCCAGTGATTTACATGAATCAGGCGGCTGAGAACTCCTACGACTGGTCCCCGGTTGTTGCCGCTGATTACGCGCTCTGGATCGCGCAGTACCCTTCCTCCGGCGCTCAAGGATACGGAGCACTCTCTGCCCCGCCGCACCTCGTGCACTGGCCGTCAGCAGCACTGTGGCAATACACGGCCACGGGACGCCTGCCCGGCTGGAATGGCGCTCTCGACCTCAACATCTTCACCGGCGACCGAGCAGCCTGGGACGCCTACACCAGAAAACAAGGATCAACCCAGCCAACCCCGAAGGAGCTTTTTACTGTGGCACAATACGACGAAATACAACGCCAGCAAGGCCTCACCCACTCCAAACTGAACAACCTTGCTGTAGCTGTGAATGCGAACGCTCGGCAGAATCAGATTTGGCACGGCCAGTCTCACGCCAAGCTCAATGTCCTCAATGAGATGGTGACCCAGCTAGCACAAAAGCAGGGTGCCACGTTCACCCAGGAGGAGATCACCCAGTGGGCTAAGGAGGGTGCCGCAGCGGCCCTGGCCGAGTCTGTGGTGACCGTCGATGTCAATGTCAATGACAAGTCGCAACCCGAAGCCCAGTAG
- a CDS encoding DUF1870 family protein, producing MRQAAISALADDTADDDALEPLLEASQAALEEVGATWPEGTSIFDAEILYDFNVEEAMTAAELKVVREYLGLTREWCAEYFDVALRQWNRYESSETPIPARIREGMEHIEAETAENVGRYVEALEDATDVVVQTYRVNADFWAKHPETTYSAQWHRAVIARVAQEVPGLTIEFYTPVIAAGNDS from the coding sequence GTGCGCCAAGCCGCGATCAGTGCCTTGGCAGATGACACCGCAGATGATGATGCTCTGGAGCCGTTGCTGGAAGCTTCTCAAGCTGCCCTAGAGGAAGTCGGCGCGACCTGGCCCGAGGGTACGAGCATTTTTGACGCCGAAATCCTTTACGACTTCAATGTCGAGGAAGCGATGACGGCTGCTGAGCTAAAAGTCGTGCGCGAATACCTCGGCCTGACCCGTGAGTGGTGTGCCGAATATTTCGACGTGGCCCTGCGCCAATGGAACCGGTACGAGTCAAGTGAGACACCCATCCCGGCGCGCATCCGGGAGGGTATGGAACACATCGAAGCGGAAACAGCAGAAAACGTTGGCCGGTATGTGGAAGCGTTAGAGGATGCCACGGACGTGGTAGTGCAAACCTACCGAGTCAACGCGGACTTCTGGGCTAAGCACCCAGAAACAACCTATTCAGCCCAATGGCATCGCGCCGTGATCGCCAGGGTCGCCCAAGAAGTGCCAGGCCTCACCATCGAGTTCTACACGCCCGTGATCGCAGCCGGAAATGACTCGTAA
- a CDS encoding SOS response-associated peptidase: MCGRLVGVKTKQGMEYRLQMLADPAYWAWVNRFWAEFDQRIRVGNYNAGPMQELPIIREQLIEGEPQGSVDMALWGLLPVWAKEKKQAVRAFNARSETAAEKPTFRSAYKKQRALIPASGYYEWQKLDAKNKQPFYIYPEAGEVLFFAGLYEWWQEDKDNPDSWILSTTILTAAASDDMAVIHDRMPIVMPPEMGRDWIDSTQTDPIAVTAMLDEAVARMPGTLTTRPVGPEVGNIRNNGPELIESRV, translated from the coding sequence ATGTGCGGGCGACTGGTAGGCGTGAAAACTAAGCAGGGTATGGAGTATCGGCTGCAGATGTTGGCTGATCCGGCGTATTGGGCGTGGGTGAATAGGTTTTGGGCTGAGTTTGATCAGCGTATCCGGGTCGGGAATTACAATGCTGGCCCGATGCAGGAGCTCCCGATCATCCGCGAGCAACTGATTGAGGGTGAACCGCAGGGCAGTGTGGATATGGCTTTGTGGGGTTTGCTGCCGGTTTGGGCGAAAGAGAAGAAGCAGGCCGTCCGCGCATTCAACGCCCGCTCGGAGACTGCTGCGGAGAAGCCGACGTTCCGGAGCGCGTATAAGAAGCAGCGCGCCCTAATCCCGGCCAGTGGATACTACGAATGGCAGAAGCTCGACGCCAAGAACAAACAGCCGTTCTACATCTACCCCGAGGCCGGGGAAGTACTGTTCTTCGCTGGGCTGTATGAGTGGTGGCAAGAAGACAAGGACAACCCTGATTCGTGGATTCTTTCGACTACGATTCTGACCGCCGCTGCTTCGGATGATATGGCAGTGATTCATGACCGCATGCCTATTGTGATGCCGCCAGAGATGGGTAGGGATTGGATCGACTCGACACAGACGGACCCAATAGCCGTGACCGCAATGCTGGACGAAGCTGTGGCGCGCATGCCGGGCACGCTCACAACCCGCCCAGTCGGCCCCGAGGTCGGCAATATCCGCAATAACGGGCCGGAGCTGATCGAGTCAAGAGTCTAA
- a CDS encoding winged helix-turn-helix transcriptional regulator — MTHQTVSPRWDQELVPSEAGQSQAPTPDCPVEVALAAVSGRWTTLLLRNLISGGPQSYSELAASLPELSDKVLTERLDELRAARFVEKTLISGFPARSSYRITEHGLRLRPLLIELYRTGTALQAS; from the coding sequence ATGACTCACCAAACGGTAAGTCCCCGATGGGATCAGGAGCTTGTGCCAAGCGAGGCCGGGCAGAGCCAAGCACCGACACCGGATTGTCCGGTTGAGGTTGCGTTGGCCGCGGTTTCCGGCCGATGGACCACACTGCTGTTGCGCAATCTAATCTCCGGAGGCCCCCAGTCGTACTCCGAACTGGCGGCCTCACTACCAGAGCTCAGCGATAAGGTGCTCACCGAGCGACTGGATGAACTCCGAGCCGCCAGGTTCGTAGAAAAGACGCTGATCAGCGGCTTCCCGGCGCGGAGCAGCTATCGCATCACCGAGCACGGCCTCCGGCTGCGCCCGCTGTTGATTGAGTTATACCGCACCGGGACCGCGCTACAGGCAAGCTGA
- a CDS encoding YybH family protein, producing MTKHILAAEHDPFSASSPEALPLAFAAAFNTGDPELIERLYHPQGLFISAPGHLTVGASRSAANAEMVALGVPIDVKLRQVYSVDDIALLIVDWQISGLNASGDSVDVRGTATDVASRGEDGFWRYLIDNPFGTEG from the coding sequence ATGACTAAGCACATTCTCGCAGCCGAGCACGATCCATTCTCAGCAAGCAGTCCCGAAGCCTTGCCGCTCGCCTTTGCGGCGGCTTTCAACACCGGCGATCCGGAACTGATCGAACGGCTTTATCACCCGCAAGGCCTCTTCATCAGTGCCCCTGGGCACTTGACCGTCGGGGCCAGCCGGAGCGCGGCAAATGCCGAGATGGTGGCGCTGGGTGTGCCGATCGACGTCAAGCTTCGCCAGGTTTACTCGGTGGATGACATTGCTCTGCTCATTGTGGACTGGCAGATCTCCGGACTCAACGCCTCCGGGGACTCTGTCGATGTGCGAGGTACCGCAACAGATGTGGCTAGTCGCGGGGAGGACGGCTTCTGGCGTTATCTGATCGACAATCCTTTTGGCACTGAGGGCTGA
- a CDS encoding SGNH/GDSL hydrolase family protein, whose translation MNPADDFFAESSDSEVLPLSTAVELLRGSDWRRFAVFGDSLSLGVGDATPGYRELGWPDRLARVLWELDPEMRYLNTAQIGATTTQALQTQRQQIDSFRPDLLHLNSGANDIMRRQLDWDDIESKLRAMWQWAARTGAQLSVFTLGRAFVIPKIEDWTSRITRLNELTRNLATEFNAALGEAWDHPLNNRAELLSQDRIHFSTSGQAVLASLIVQALADRLNQPSVPKGLSIR comes from the coding sequence ATGAATCCTGCAGATGATTTCTTTGCGGAATCAAGCGATTCCGAGGTGCTACCGCTGAGCACGGCCGTTGAGTTACTTCGCGGATCTGATTGGCGGCGGTTTGCGGTATTCGGCGACAGCCTCTCGCTGGGTGTCGGCGATGCGACCCCTGGCTATCGAGAGCTCGGCTGGCCGGACCGGCTCGCCCGAGTGCTTTGGGAGCTCGATCCGGAAATGCGGTACCTGAACACCGCACAAATCGGCGCCACCACGACGCAGGCACTCCAGACTCAGCGGCAGCAGATCGACTCGTTCCGGCCCGATCTGCTGCATCTGAACAGCGGAGCGAACGACATTATGCGGCGCCAACTCGACTGGGATGATATCGAGAGTAAGCTGCGCGCCATGTGGCAGTGGGCGGCCAGAACCGGCGCCCAGTTATCGGTTTTCACGCTAGGACGCGCCTTTGTCATACCGAAGATCGAGGATTGGACCAGTCGGATCACCAGGCTCAATGAGCTGACCAGGAACCTGGCCACTGAATTCAACGCAGCGCTCGGCGAGGCCTGGGACCACCCGCTTAACAATCGAGCTGAGTTGCTGAGCCAGGACCGTATTCACTTCTCCACCAGTGGCCAAGCCGTGCTCGCGAGCCTCATCGTTCAAGCTCTTGCCGATCGACTCAATCAGCCCTCAGTGCCAAAAGGATTGTCGATCAGATAA
- a CDS encoding TetR/AcrR family transcriptional regulator: MEGEPSRVADVTDRRMLRGSRSRQLVLSAAVDIASLESLEQLSFGRLATATGLSKAGVQGLFVSKESLQLAAIDHAHQQIIDFVVRPALTKPRGVARLRALIERWIDYAERPLFAGGCFQVANLAEYDSRPGPLRDALVRAQQDWIDLLAAELAEAVRQEQIAAIDPELTAFQIDALLRSANTSLRLGDHSIIDKVHRVIEAFLLRP; the protein is encoded by the coding sequence GTGGAGGGTGAGCCATCCCGAGTGGCTGACGTGACTGATCGGCGGATGCTTCGAGGCTCTCGTTCGCGTCAGCTAGTCCTGAGCGCTGCTGTCGACATCGCTTCCCTGGAGAGTCTAGAGCAACTCAGCTTTGGCCGATTGGCTACCGCCACCGGCTTGAGTAAAGCGGGTGTACAAGGTCTTTTTGTCAGCAAAGAATCCCTACAGCTGGCCGCCATTGACCATGCCCATCAACAGATCATCGACTTCGTCGTTCGGCCCGCCCTGACGAAGCCACGGGGTGTCGCCAGGCTGCGTGCCCTGATCGAGCGTTGGATCGACTACGCCGAGCGCCCGCTTTTCGCCGGTGGCTGCTTTCAAGTGGCCAATCTGGCCGAGTACGACAGTCGACCAGGGCCGCTACGGGATGCTCTGGTTCGTGCCCAGCAGGACTGGATTGACCTGCTCGCCGCAGAGCTAGCTGAAGCGGTCCGTCAAGAGCAGATCGCCGCAATCGACCCGGAACTCACGGCTTTCCAAATCGATGCGCTGCTTCGCTCGGCCAACACCTCGCTCCGCCTCGGTGATCATTCAATTATCGATAAGGTGCATCGAGTGATTGAGGCGTTTCTGCTGCGACCCTAA
- a CDS encoding BtrH N-terminal domain-containing protein → MSKLNHSLQSLAGQHCETTALGVLLSHSGIDLSEPMLFGLGSGLSFIYWDSKKQDFPFLGGRVKPFQLTQSLAARLGLTLHSQETSSAQKAWEQVRSSVDQGIPVGLQLDSYYLDYFTSRVHFAGHMVALYDYDEETAFIVDTEQQGGCVSTSLSSLRLARAAGGAMSARHRSFTLTLPDSGSINLASAIIPAITECAQSFLAPPIANLGHRGIRTTASRITGWFDRVENPHRDLPIIATLMERAGTGGALFRRIYRDFLTECLPLVSETGSSAASTSLERGRDLFAESAQLWTQVAGLIERAGLDGDPATLQQASGLLNSIAELETAAMTLLASLDSSA, encoded by the coding sequence ATGAGCAAGCTCAACCATTCACTTCAGAGCCTGGCCGGTCAGCACTGTGAGACCACTGCCCTCGGCGTGCTGCTCTCCCATTCCGGAATCGACCTCTCAGAGCCGATGCTCTTCGGCTTGGGCAGCGGCCTGTCTTTCATCTACTGGGACTCGAAAAAACAAGACTTCCCGTTCCTTGGCGGCAGGGTGAAACCCTTCCAGCTGACACAGAGCCTGGCTGCCAGGCTTGGCCTGACTTTGCACAGCCAAGAGACAAGTTCCGCTCAGAAAGCCTGGGAGCAAGTGCGAAGTTCAGTCGATCAGGGCATTCCGGTTGGTCTGCAACTCGACAGCTATTACCTTGACTACTTCACCTCTCGGGTGCATTTCGCCGGCCATATGGTCGCGCTCTACGACTATGACGAGGAAACTGCTTTTATCGTCGACACTGAGCAGCAGGGTGGTTGCGTCTCAACAAGTCTGTCCAGCTTGCGGCTGGCACGAGCCGCAGGCGGAGCGATGTCGGCCCGGCATCGCTCGTTCACGCTCACGCTTCCAGACTCAGGGTCAATCAATCTGGCTTCCGCCATTATTCCGGCGATCACGGAATGCGCGCAAAGCTTCCTGGCACCGCCCATCGCCAATCTGGGTCATCGCGGCATTCGGACTACAGCGAGCCGGATCACCGGCTGGTTTGACCGAGTCGAAAATCCACACCGCGATCTGCCCATTATCGCCACCCTGATGGAGCGAGCTGGCACCGGCGGCGCACTATTTCGCAGGATCTACCGAGATTTCCTGACCGAATGCCTTCCGCTAGTAAGCGAAACTGGGTCCAGCGCGGCAAGCACATCGCTTGAGCGCGGTCGGGATCTCTTCGCCGAATCCGCTCAATTGTGGACCCAGGTCGCCGGGCTCATTGAGCGAGCCGGATTGGACGGTGACCCCGCCACCTTGCAGCAGGCGAGTGGCTTGCTGAACAGCATCGCAGAACTTGAGACCGCTGCGATGACACTACTCGCCTCACTCGACAGCTCAGCTTAG
- a CDS encoding PadR family transcriptional regulator — MDLTPAELTILGLVVEQARHGYELEQLIEQRGIRQWTDIGFSSIYYLLGKLQTSDLVQTAEGSTGAKSRRVFQATEKGKNAAASAALAFIAEAQPIPHPLLVGLSNMSLLSADNLRLALVQRLGQIEVRIATVKAAEELQAPLPMPAREVFSYSLSLLEAERSWLVSRVQVS, encoded by the coding sequence ATGGATCTCACCCCGGCAGAGCTCACGATTCTGGGCCTGGTAGTGGAACAAGCCCGGCACGGCTATGAGCTGGAGCAGCTAATCGAGCAGCGCGGCATTAGGCAATGGACCGATATTGGTTTCTCCTCGATTTACTATCTGCTCGGCAAACTGCAGACCAGTGATCTCGTGCAGACCGCCGAAGGTTCGACTGGCGCCAAGTCCCGCAGAGTCTTTCAAGCCACCGAGAAGGGCAAAAATGCCGCCGCCAGCGCCGCATTAGCGTTTATTGCCGAGGCTCAGCCGATTCCGCATCCGCTACTCGTCGGGCTTTCCAATATGTCGCTGCTCAGCGCCGACAATCTCCGGCTCGCGCTGGTTCAGCGCCTTGGCCAGATCGAAGTCCGAATCGCCACTGTCAAGGCTGCCGAAGAGCTGCAAGCACCGCTGCCGATGCCGGCCCGCGAAGTTTTCTCCTACTCCCTCAGTCTCTTAGAGGCGGAAAGGTCGTGGCTCGTGTCACGAGTACAGGTGTCATGA
- a CDS encoding NADP-dependent oxidoreductase, which yields MTSNKAVMHDRFGDVGALELRELPEKPLADSQLRITVSVAGLNPVDWQIVESAELAEMFGISTPAGFGNDFSGVVTEIGPQVTRWRVGDRVFGGARGAAVASSIVLEENHRSLRRTPDSISDLSAAVLDIAGRTASAVADALAVQPGETVLVGAAAGGVGSILTQLLVRAGVRVIGTGSASSFDYLRSLGAEPVDYSTDLKRQLIELTNGSIDAAADLYGTQVALVALELGAPAGRIVTIESENPPTGVQAIGGADARPGAIEELTDLIASGELGVPIAAVYSLEQFAEAVAFQRSRHAHGKVAIEMKQL from the coding sequence ATGACTTCGAACAAGGCAGTGATGCATGATCGGTTCGGTGATGTCGGGGCTCTGGAGCTTCGTGAACTGCCGGAAAAACCGCTCGCGGACAGCCAGTTACGCATTACTGTCTCGGTCGCGGGCCTCAACCCCGTTGACTGGCAGATTGTTGAGTCGGCGGAACTTGCCGAGATGTTCGGTATCAGCACACCCGCTGGCTTCGGCAATGACTTTTCCGGAGTGGTGACCGAGATTGGTCCGCAGGTGACGCGCTGGCGGGTTGGCGATCGGGTGTTCGGCGGCGCCCGTGGTGCCGCCGTGGCCAGCTCAATCGTGCTGGAAGAAAATCACCGAAGCCTGCGTCGTACCCCGGATTCAATCAGCGATCTCAGTGCGGCAGTTCTCGATATTGCCGGTCGTACCGCCTCTGCGGTCGCGGATGCACTCGCTGTGCAGCCAGGCGAAACCGTACTGGTCGGCGCTGCGGCGGGTGGTGTCGGATCGATTCTGACCCAACTCCTGGTCCGGGCTGGGGTCAGGGTGATCGGCACCGGGTCGGCATCTTCTTTCGACTATCTTCGATCGCTAGGAGCCGAACCCGTCGATTACTCAACCGACTTGAAGAGGCAGTTGATTGAGTTGACGAACGGCTCGATCGATGCCGCTGCGGACCTCTACGGCACCCAAGTAGCGCTGGTCGCATTGGAACTAGGCGCCCCAGCTGGGCGCATTGTCACAATTGAATCCGAAAACCCGCCGACGGGTGTGCAAGCAATTGGCGGTGCCGATGCCCGGCCGGGCGCCATTGAGGAACTCACCGATCTGATAGCCAGCGGTGAACTAGGGGTGCCGATCGCAGCTGTGTATTCGCTCGAGCAGTTCGCCGAAGCTGTGGCATTCCAGCGCTCTCGTCATGCCCACGGCAAGGTCGCGATTGAGATGAAACAGCTCTGA
- a CDS encoding MFS transporter, which translates to MSSPSRIAVAVRQDRTSASQWAAVGLLTLATFLAVTSEMLPVGVLTPMATGLGIPAGNAGASLTITGLVSAVAAPLVPRLLGDLDRRKVLALAMLVLVLGNALSCIANGFALLAMSRVVLGIGMGTVWGLAAAIAGRLVAPRHAALAVSFTVSGVASASVLGVPLGTLIGNSFGSRAAFGSLSAFGVLIAAALLFFLPPLHRPQPIKIAGSAAPSLPLLRPAVIGGLILVVLLVVAHFASYTYVRPMLEQRAGLAADQIALLLLIYGAFGLLGNFAAGAAAARRPRLTVLLLAVGITASLVLLALFGGSALAASLTIGLWGVAYGGLSVAAQLWMTAAAPDRVEHITGLYAGAFNASIAIGAFVGGLLVENSGLSALLWTTTALALAALLSGLVGPGPKSGNAPD; encoded by the coding sequence ATGAGTTCACCGTCACGCATAGCTGTCGCAGTTCGCCAAGATCGAACTTCGGCTAGTCAATGGGCCGCCGTCGGCCTGCTCACCCTAGCCACCTTCCTCGCGGTGACCTCCGAGATGCTTCCGGTCGGCGTGCTCACCCCGATGGCGACGGGCCTTGGCATCCCGGCGGGTAACGCGGGAGCCAGCCTGACCATCACCGGACTGGTTTCCGCGGTGGCCGCACCGCTGGTACCGCGGTTATTGGGCGACCTTGATCGCCGAAAGGTCCTAGCCCTAGCAATGCTCGTCCTGGTGCTGGGCAACGCTCTCAGCTGCATCGCCAATGGTTTCGCACTATTGGCGATGTCACGCGTTGTGCTGGGCATCGGCATGGGCACGGTCTGGGGATTAGCGGCGGCCATCGCCGGCCGATTGGTGGCACCTCGTCATGCTGCCCTCGCGGTGTCCTTCACGGTCAGCGGCGTGGCTTCCGCTTCAGTTCTCGGAGTACCGCTAGGCACCTTAATCGGCAATTCCTTTGGCTCGCGTGCAGCCTTCGGTTCGCTCAGCGCCTTTGGCGTGCTCATTGCTGCTGCCCTGCTATTTTTCCTGCCGCCGCTGCACCGCCCCCAGCCGATCAAAATCGCTGGTTCGGCTGCCCCTTCCCTACCGTTGCTCCGTCCCGCTGTGATCGGCGGCCTTATCTTGGTGGTGCTACTAGTGGTTGCGCACTTTGCCAGCTACACCTATGTGCGTCCCATGCTCGAGCAACGCGCCGGCCTGGCCGCCGATCAGATCGCACTGCTGCTCTTGATCTATGGCGCCTTCGGGCTGCTCGGTAATTTCGCTGCCGGGGCGGCAGCAGCCCGACGGCCTCGGCTCACGGTCTTGCTCTTAGCGGTCGGGATCACGGCTTCGCTGGTCTTGCTAGCGCTCTTTGGCGGCAGCGCCCTTGCCGCCAGTCTGACTATTGGACTCTGGGGAGTTGCTTACGGCGGACTTTCGGTAGCTGCTCAGCTCTGGATGACGGCGGCAGCTCCGGATCGGGTGGAGCACATCACCGGGCTCTATGCCGGGGCCTTTAATGCCTCCATTGCAATAGGCGCCTTTGTTGGTGGCCTGCTGGTAGAAAACAGCGGGCTCTCCGCGCTGCTCTGGACCACCACGGCGCTGGCTCTGGCCGCCTTGCTCAGCGGGCTAGTCGGCCCCGGACCGAAAAGTGGAAATGCGCCAGACTAA
- a CDS encoding LysR family transcriptional regulator, with product MSVEFPTMHQANIQQIECLITLAEELHFGRTAGRLGYSQSRVSQLIAELEARVGARLVERTSRRVGLTRIGEQFVRDVRPAYRSLMRTFSRARERALRGAVEELRIGFTGMVYEEIAATFRLLQERYGIAVHSQDLPLGSPFAAVLEGEVDAALAELPVHEPELTIGFCFPPQDQFIAVSIDHPLAEQLSVGVEELAGVDLLHRTGDAPDYWKTSRTPPVTPGGSPIQSSTGISSIQQGIALVSSGRQALLVCRPLVEHHGRSDVRFVPVRGLERSSQLALIWRTDQSSPQLQALAQLLGEGSAALNLVS from the coding sequence GTGAGCGTTGAATTTCCAACCATGCATCAGGCGAATATCCAGCAGATCGAGTGCCTGATCACTTTAGCTGAGGAACTGCACTTCGGCCGCACTGCGGGACGGCTGGGTTACTCGCAGTCGCGGGTGAGCCAGCTGATTGCCGAACTAGAGGCGCGGGTGGGTGCCAGATTAGTTGAACGCACCAGCAGAAGGGTTGGACTAACCCGGATCGGCGAGCAATTCGTCCGAGATGTCCGTCCGGCTTATCGGTCGCTCATGAGGACCTTTAGCAGGGCGCGAGAGCGCGCTCTGCGTGGCGCGGTCGAGGAACTGCGGATTGGCTTCACTGGCATGGTTTATGAAGAAATAGCCGCCACCTTTCGGCTATTGCAAGAGCGGTACGGCATCGCTGTGCACAGCCAAGATCTACCGCTCGGCTCGCCCTTTGCCGCAGTTCTGGAAGGCGAGGTCGATGCCGCGCTCGCCGAACTGCCGGTGCATGAGCCGGAGCTGACAATTGGTTTCTGCTTCCCGCCACAGGACCAATTCATTGCCGTCAGCATCGATCATCCGCTGGCCGAGCAGCTGAGTGTTGGCGTAGAAGAACTCGCTGGGGTTGACCTCTTACACCGGACCGGCGATGCCCCCGACTATTGGAAGACCTCGCGCACTCCACCGGTCACTCCCGGCGGTTCGCCGATCCAGTCCAGCACCGGAATCAGTTCGATCCAGCAGGGTATCGCCTTGGTCAGCTCGGGTCGGCAAGCCCTGCTGGTTTGCCGACCACTGGTCGAACATCACGGGCGAAGCGATGTCCGCTTTGTGCCGGTGCGCGGCTTAGAACGCTCAAGCCAGCTAGCTTTAATTTGGCGTACCGATCAGAGCAGCCCTCAGCTGCAGGCTCTCGCTCAACTGCTCGGCGAAGGGTCTGCTGCTCTCAATCTGGTGTCTTGA
- a CDS encoding S1 family peptidase, with protein MKLVRIAAATTAAAAIALSGAAVSAAAPAPQGRAISAVQPSPEIVGGNKASIADAPFAALQLVNGSANCSGSQIAATWVITAKHCIENTSASSMSVQLGASEIGGGTTVEVKKAVGWSGGDVALLELVSPYQNTYASLSASNPATGAAAKIFGWGAINTTPTYPDYLKKASVSIVGTNSSNWPGPAIVEKGVDGQALWGDSGGPLIVNGKVVGVCSGPLQGAPGTITGTVMYASVIAAGSWIKSTSGVSGS; from the coding sequence ATGAAATTGGTAAGAATTGCCGCAGCGACGACCGCAGCCGCGGCCATCGCCCTGTCCGGCGCAGCTGTTTCCGCTGCCGCCCCTGCCCCGCAAGGTCGAGCCATTTCGGCCGTTCAGCCTAGCCCCGAGATTGTCGGCGGCAATAAGGCGAGCATTGCCGACGCACCGTTCGCTGCCTTGCAGCTGGTCAACGGTAGCGCCAACTGCTCCGGTTCACAGATCGCCGCGACCTGGGTAATCACCGCAAAGCACTGCATTGAGAACACTTCTGCCAGCTCAATGAGTGTGCAGCTCGGTGCCTCCGAAATCGGCGGCGGCACCACCGTCGAGGTCAAGAAGGCGGTTGGTTGGAGCGGCGGCGACGTGGCGCTGCTGGAATTGGTCAGCCCTTACCAGAACACCTATGCCTCGCTATCGGCGAGCAACCCGGCCACCGGTGCCGCAGCCAAGATCTTCGGTTGGGGTGCCATCAACACCACCCCGACCTACCCGGATTACTTGAAGAAGGCTTCGGTCTCCATCGTCGGCACCAATAGCAGCAACTGGCCTGGCCCGGCAATTGTTGAAAAGGGCGTTGACGGCCAGGCTCTATGGGGCGATTCCGGTGGACCGTTGATCGTCAACGGCAAGGTTGTCGGAGTTTGCTCCGGCCCGCTGCAGGGCGCTCCCGGCACCATTACCGGCACCGTGATGTACGCTTCGGTGATCGCTGCAGGCTCCTGGATCAAGAGCACCAGCGGAGTCTCCGGCTCCTAA
- a CDS encoding dihydrofolate reductase family protein yields the protein MGTLTTAMFMTLDGMTETPEGAMIAPAWSADMEKYWSGSNAREGQMLLYGSKAFEFNAQFWQEAAENPKNPEEHRRFARTMNALPKVVFSSSLSEVGWNAKVESRPVAEAVPQIKAEFDGEIVAVGGISIVSSLIEARLVDTYRFLLTPQIAGAGRSIFDQINTTTKLELISSQTLDTGSVLLNYQPSAS from the coding sequence ATGGGCACCCTCACCACCGCAATGTTCATGACCCTTGACGGGATGACCGAGACCCCCGAGGGCGCGATGATCGCACCAGCCTGGTCGGCGGATATGGAAAAATATTGGTCCGGCAGCAATGCCCGGGAAGGTCAAATGCTGCTTTACGGGAGTAAGGCCTTCGAGTTCAATGCGCAGTTCTGGCAGGAAGCCGCCGAGAATCCGAAGAACCCCGAGGAACATCGACGGTTCGCCCGCACCATGAATGCGCTGCCCAAAGTGGTGTTCTCTTCTAGCCTGTCCGAAGTCGGCTGGAATGCCAAGGTCGAGAGTCGTCCGGTCGCCGAGGCGGTGCCGCAGATTAAGGCGGAGTTCGATGGTGAGATCGTTGCCGTGGGCGGCATCAGCATCGTTTCCTCACTGATCGAGGCTCGACTGGTCGACACCTACAGATTTCTGCTGACTCCACAGATCGCTGGCGCGGGCCGGTCAATCTTCGATCAAATCAACACCACAACGAAACTTGAACTCATTTCGAGCCAGACCTTGGACACCGGCTCGGTGCTGCTCAACTACCAGCCAAGCGCTTCCTAA